A genome region from Diorhabda carinulata isolate Delta chromosome 2, icDioCari1.1, whole genome shotgun sequence includes the following:
- the LOC130903650 gene encoding uncharacterized protein LOC130903650 — MITPAGHVDYYPDGGEKQWGCYLLSCSHMRACDLFIASVRKPDLFKAYSYESWLKYMNNTSPYLEAYPMGIAASPEIPNGIYFLEVYDTYKPYVFSETTIKDSFDGYFEQMLEHLIG, encoded by the exons ATGATTACCCCAGCAGGTCATGTTGATTATTATCCTGATGGTGGTGAGAAACAGTGGGGATGTTACCTGT TAAGTTGTAGCCATATGAGagcttgcgatttatttatagcTTCCGTTAGAAAACCTGATTTGTTCAAAGCGTATTCGTATGAATCGTGgttgaaatatatgaataacACGTCGCCTTATTTGGAAGCTTATCCTATGGGTATAGCAGCTTCTCCAGAAATTCCGAACGGGATATATTTTCTGGAAGTGTACGATACTTACAAGCCATACGTATTCAGTGAAACTACGATAAAAGATAGTTTTGATGGATATTTTGAACAGATGTTAGAACATTTAATTGGTTGA